From a region of the Posidoniimonas corsicana genome:
- a CDS encoding AAA family ATPase has protein sequence MLPESDIDAINQLGESYRKLKNELGKVIVGQQEVVDQLLIALFARGHCLLVGVPGLAKTLLIRSLSDALSLDFNRVQFTPDLMPADITGTEVMQEDRATGERAFKFVPGPIFANIVLADEINRTPPKTQAALLEAMQEKQVTVGGERRALPDPFFVLATQNPIEQEGTYPLPEAQLDRFMFMVQVDYPEADEELQIVKQTTADFQTSIEATLSADQIAAMSHLVRRMPIADHLAMYAINLVRQTRVRKGGVPEIVDKYVSWGAGPRASQFLVLAAKARAALAGRHCVEADDLKAVAAPVLRHRIVTNFNAEADGVTADDVVAALLEKTAIEAAA, from the coding sequence ATGCTCCCAGAGTCCGACATCGACGCGATCAATCAGCTCGGCGAGTCTTACCGCAAGCTCAAGAACGAGCTGGGCAAGGTGATCGTCGGCCAGCAGGAGGTGGTCGACCAGCTGCTGATCGCGTTGTTCGCCCGCGGCCACTGCCTGCTGGTGGGGGTGCCCGGCCTGGCCAAGACGCTCTTGATCCGCTCGCTCTCTGACGCGCTGTCGCTCGACTTCAACCGGGTGCAGTTCACGCCCGACCTGATGCCGGCCGACATCACCGGCACCGAGGTGATGCAGGAGGACCGCGCCACCGGCGAACGGGCGTTCAAGTTCGTGCCGGGGCCGATCTTCGCCAACATCGTGCTGGCCGACGAAATCAACCGCACCCCGCCCAAGACCCAGGCCGCGCTGCTCGAGGCGATGCAGGAGAAGCAGGTCACCGTGGGCGGCGAGCGGCGGGCGTTGCCCGACCCGTTCTTCGTGCTCGCCACGCAGAACCCGATCGAACAAGAGGGCACGTACCCGCTGCCCGAGGCCCAGCTCGACCGCTTCATGTTCATGGTGCAGGTCGACTACCCGGAAGCGGACGAGGAGCTGCAGATCGTCAAGCAGACCACCGCCGACTTCCAGACCAGCATCGAGGCCACGCTGTCGGCCGACCAGATCGCCGCGATGAGCCACTTGGTGCGGCGGATGCCGATCGCCGACCACCTGGCGATGTACGCGATCAACCTGGTGCGGCAGACCCGCGTACGCAAGGGCGGCGTGCCGGAGATCGTCGACAAGTACGTCAGCTGGGGCGCCGGCCCGCGGGCGAGCCAGTTTCTGGTGCTCGCCGCCAAGGCCCGCGCCGCCCTGGCCGGCCGCCACTGTGTCGAGGCCGACGACCTCAAGGCGGTCGCCGCCCCGGTGCTGCGGCACCGCATTGTCACCAACTTCAACGCCGAAGCCGACGGGGTCACCGCCGACGACGTCGT
- a CDS encoding outer membrane protein assembly factor BamB family protein, producing the protein MHVPPPPAQRCAAFAPVLALVLHAVLGAGAARAAQPVIEAPSISSRTERLLAQADALLEDGQWEDALETITLVMDDSDGQLVRVDGGRYVRLRDACQARLTRMPPELLAEHRRRIDPAADRLLEEGRRDRDVAPLQRVIDEYFVSSSTPAAALLLSDLAIERGDFNAARAALARLHPLLTDPAGRPIGIALNGVDLPSHWEQIDPLLREPRQTLPPTYPDAEAELPAALARLALISTLELDLDRARAEAALLRQAAPEATGLLAGQTGPFVDRLAMLIEAADQWPRGAMPAGAPTFAGDATRSGAAAPLGELAGPIWPEPHTLTPVTLPGEVATRRNEVVIVGGRRVIRTVEPEVSQDPQALPVVFGPWVLVRDAGALSALQLRDGAAGVTKDGLLYQAAVGGGAVYQMQDMRVLNLMRARGLAGALVTPLGPLEVSRGVLYARVGRNQPRRTGRVVRTAADPRVLGFGLLSEGLQVVEFEEPEEPWRFSGPPLIGGGLAFIALDANEVRPRVAVACYSVATGKQVWITPVCSGAPAEDAVGVRPADVLTKQGDAIYFNTNMGAIAALDARSGRLDWLAEYPRHELGESPHRADAALLVSPCIAHCGRLLVAPVDCPYVLAIDQASGRGLWSAELVDRRAELLGVRGQTLVAAGGLLTGLDTNTGARRYQWPSSDRSGIRGMGRGCLAGGEVFWPTRSAIYARDAETGAATRTPIDLSPIGAAGANLTPAHGLLVAAGREKMTVYGPQPAPPPDPPKQFSAVTPAAGAASDAND; encoded by the coding sequence ATGCACGTCCCCCCGCCACCCGCCCAGCGCTGCGCCGCGTTCGCCCCGGTTTTGGCGCTCGTTCTGCACGCGGTCCTGGGCGCTGGCGCCGCGCGCGCCGCCCAGCCCGTGATCGAGGCGCCGTCCATCTCCAGCCGGACCGAGCGGCTGCTCGCACAGGCCGACGCGCTGCTCGAAGATGGCCAGTGGGAGGACGCCCTGGAGACCATCACGCTCGTGATGGACGACTCCGACGGGCAGCTCGTCCGCGTCGACGGGGGCCGCTACGTCCGGCTGCGGGACGCCTGCCAGGCCCGGCTCACCAGGATGCCACCCGAGCTCCTCGCGGAGCACCGCCGCCGCATCGACCCGGCCGCCGATCGGCTGCTGGAGGAGGGCCGCCGGGATCGCGACGTCGCGCCGCTGCAGCGCGTCATCGACGAGTACTTCGTGAGCTCGAGCACGCCGGCCGCCGCGCTGTTATTGTCCGACCTGGCCATCGAGCGGGGCGACTTCAACGCCGCGCGGGCGGCCCTCGCCCGCCTGCATCCGCTGCTAACGGACCCCGCCGGGCGGCCAATCGGGATCGCGCTGAACGGCGTCGACCTCCCATCGCACTGGGAGCAGATCGACCCGCTGCTGCGCGAGCCGCGGCAGACGCTCCCGCCAACCTACCCAGACGCCGAAGCCGAGCTCCCCGCCGCCTTAGCGCGGCTCGCGCTGATCTCGACCCTTGAGCTCGACCTTGACCGCGCCCGGGCCGAGGCGGCTCTGCTCCGCCAGGCGGCTCCCGAGGCGACCGGCCTGCTGGCCGGACAGACCGGGCCGTTCGTCGACCGACTTGCAATGCTGATCGAGGCCGCGGACCAGTGGCCACGCGGCGCCATGCCGGCCGGGGCGCCCACCTTCGCCGGCGACGCAACCCGCAGCGGGGCGGCTGCGCCACTGGGCGAGCTCGCCGGGCCGATCTGGCCGGAGCCGCACACCCTCACCCCGGTCACGCTGCCAGGCGAGGTGGCGACGCGCCGCAACGAGGTCGTGATTGTCGGCGGCCGCCGCGTTATCCGCACGGTGGAGCCGGAGGTCAGCCAGGACCCGCAGGCGTTGCCGGTCGTGTTTGGTCCCTGGGTGCTGGTCCGTGACGCGGGCGCCCTGTCCGCGCTGCAGCTCCGCGACGGAGCGGCCGGCGTAACCAAGGACGGGCTGTTGTACCAGGCGGCGGTCGGCGGCGGGGCCGTCTACCAGATGCAGGACATGCGGGTGCTCAACCTGATGCGTGCCCGCGGCCTCGCCGGAGCGCTGGTCACCCCGCTGGGCCCGTTGGAGGTGAGCCGCGGCGTGCTGTACGCACGCGTGGGGCGTAACCAGCCGCGTCGCACGGGGCGTGTGGTGCGCACCGCGGCCGACCCCCGTGTGCTGGGGTTCGGGTTGCTCAGCGAAGGCCTGCAGGTGGTCGAGTTCGAGGAGCCCGAAGAGCCGTGGCGGTTCAGTGGCCCTCCGTTAATCGGTGGGGGCCTAGCGTTCATCGCGCTGGACGCCAACGAGGTGCGGCCGCGCGTCGCGGTGGCGTGCTACTCGGTGGCCACCGGCAAGCAGGTCTGGATTACGCCGGTCTGCAGCGGCGCCCCGGCCGAAGACGCCGTGGGCGTGCGTCCGGCCGACGTGCTGACCAAGCAGGGCGACGCGATCTACTTCAACACGAACATGGGCGCGATCGCCGCGCTGGACGCGCGGAGCGGCCGGCTCGATTGGCTGGCCGAGTACCCCCGCCACGAGCTTGGCGAGTCGCCCCACCGGGCTGACGCCGCGCTGCTGGTGTCGCCCTGCATCGCCCACTGCGGCAGGCTGCTCGTCGCGCCGGTCGACTGCCCCTATGTCCTGGCGATCGACCAGGCGTCTGGCCGAGGCCTGTGGTCCGCCGAGCTGGTCGACCGCCGCGCCGAGTTGCTGGGCGTCAGGGGGCAGACGCTCGTTGCCGCGGGCGGGTTGCTTACCGGGCTCGACACCAACACGGGCGCGCGGCGGTACCAATGGCCCAGCAGCGACCGCTCTGGCATCCGCGGGATGGGCCGCGGCTGCCTGGCGGGTGGCGAGGTCTTCTGGCCCACCCGCTCGGCGATCTACGCCCGCGACGCCGAAACCGGCGCCGCGACCCGCACGCCGATCGACCTTAGCCCAATCGGCGCCGCCGGCGCTAATCTGACGCCTGCCCACGGGCTGCTGGTGGCCGCCGGACGCGAGAAGATGACCGTCTACGGTCCGCAGCCGGCGCCCCCGCCCGACCCGCCCAAGCAGTTTTCTGCCGTAACGCCTGCCGCCGGCGCAGCTTCCGACGCAAACGACTAG
- a CDS encoding DUF420 domain-containing protein, producing MITHLLLAAASPIVHVNAALNSLAAVLLVLGYVLIKQRKEVAHKRVMLLAFAVSSAFLVCYLYYHYQVQHVKFTAEGVVRYVYYGILLSHVLLAVTVPFLALATIYFGHRALGCNQPASDDGPSPESLEASGRYRTKHRRLARITFPIWLYVSVTGVVVYVMLYHLWPPAGL from the coding sequence GTGATCACCCACCTGCTCCTCGCCGCCGCCAGCCCGATTGTGCACGTCAACGCGGCGCTCAACTCGTTGGCCGCTGTGCTGCTGGTGCTAGGCTACGTGCTCATCAAGCAGCGGAAGGAAGTCGCGCACAAGCGGGTGATGCTGCTGGCGTTCGCGGTCTCCTCGGCGTTCCTCGTCTGCTACCTGTACTACCACTACCAGGTGCAGCACGTGAAGTTCACCGCCGAGGGCGTGGTGAGGTACGTGTACTACGGCATCCTGCTGTCGCACGTGCTGCTTGCGGTGACCGTGCCGTTCCTGGCGCTCGCCACGATCTACTTCGGCCACCGCGCCCTCGGATGCAACCAGCCCGCCAGCGACGACGGACCCTCGCCCGAGTCGCTCGAAGCGAGTGGTCGGTACCGGACCAAGCACCGCAGGCTTGCCCGGATTACCTTCCCTATCTGGCTGTACGTGTCGGTGACCGGCGTGGTGGTGTACGTGATGCTCTACCACCTGTGGCCGCCGGCGGGGCTGTAG
- a CDS encoding ABC transporter permease — protein MSSATAPAIPVVFALSHRELVRFFRQRNRVIGAFLQPIIFWLLFSEGLRSSNLGYVHFYPGTLAMILLFTAIFATISIIEDRNEGFLQGVLVAPVPRMAMVLGKVLGGSAIAMIQAILFMILGWITCPDVAPTPAQALLATLLMAVMSIALTSLGFLIAWRMNSSQAYHAIMSVFLFPMWLLSGAFFPQGEEGLLGWIVAINPLTYGVAGLNHYLVTLSKTTIPLWRCWLVSVLFAVVMLGLCWRVAGSRAKGDFVS, from the coding sequence ATGAGTTCAGCCACCGCCCCCGCCATCCCGGTCGTGTTCGCGCTCTCGCACCGCGAGCTGGTGCGGTTCTTCCGGCAGCGCAACCGCGTGATCGGTGCGTTCCTGCAGCCCATCATCTTCTGGCTGCTGTTCAGCGAGGGGCTGCGGTCCAGCAACCTGGGGTACGTGCACTTCTACCCCGGCACGCTGGCGATGATCCTGCTGTTCACCGCCATCTTCGCCACGATCTCGATCATCGAGGACCGCAACGAGGGGTTCTTGCAGGGCGTGCTCGTGGCGCCCGTGCCGCGGATGGCGATGGTGCTGGGCAAGGTGCTCGGCGGCTCGGCGATCGCGATGATCCAGGCGATCCTGTTCATGATCCTCGGCTGGATCACTTGCCCGGACGTCGCGCCCACGCCGGCGCAGGCGCTCCTCGCGACGCTGCTGATGGCGGTGATGAGCATCGCGCTGACTTCGCTGGGCTTCCTCATCGCGTGGCGGATGAATTCCAGCCAGGCGTACCACGCCATCATGAGCGTGTTCCTGTTCCCGATGTGGCTGCTGTCGGGCGCGTTCTTCCCCCAGGGAGAGGAGGGGCTGCTCGGCTGGATCGTGGCGATCAATCCTTTGACTTACGGCGTTGCCGGACTGAATCACTACCTGGTCACCCTGAGCAAGACCACCATCCCGCTGTGGCGCTGCTGGCTGGTGAGCGTGCTGTTCGCCGTGGTGATGCTGGGCCTCTGCTGGCGGGTTGCGGGGTCGCGCGCCAAGGGAGACTTTGTTTCGTGA
- a CDS encoding ABC transporter ATP-binding protein: protein MDSQSPAVHVADLRYRYGDREALRGLSLDVAPGELFAVLGPNGSGKTTLFRLLSTLAPMQQGTVSVFGHDLRTEGDRVRASLGVVFQAPSLDKHLSVIENLRCHGLLYGLSGLTLARRCEEMLDQLGVRDRTNDKVADLSGGLRRRVELAQGMLHSPRLLLLDEPSTGLDPAARSDLWRYLAQARDAEGVTVLTTTHLLEEADRADRIAIVHEGQVAALDTPDALKSQVGGDSITLRSDNPDELAAAITERFATPASVVNHAVRLEQPDGAAWAPKLFDAFGDRIRELTIGKPTLEDVFIDRTGHRFFGSESAPADEASSKKRKH, encoded by the coding sequence ATGGATAGCCAATCGCCCGCGGTCCACGTCGCCGACCTCCGGTACCGTTACGGCGACCGCGAGGCGCTCCGCGGCCTTTCGCTCGACGTGGCGCCGGGTGAGCTGTTCGCCGTGCTCGGCCCCAACGGCAGCGGCAAGACGACGCTCTTCCGCCTGCTCTCCACCCTGGCGCCGATGCAGCAGGGCACGGTCAGCGTATTTGGGCACGACCTCCGCACCGAGGGCGACCGCGTCCGCGCCTCGCTCGGCGTGGTGTTCCAGGCGCCCAGCCTCGACAAGCACCTGTCGGTGATCGAGAACCTCCGGTGCCACGGGCTGCTGTACGGCCTCAGCGGCCTGACGCTCGCCCGCCGCTGCGAGGAGATGCTAGACCAGCTCGGCGTCCGCGATCGCACCAACGACAAAGTCGCCGACCTGTCGGGTGGGCTCCGCCGTCGTGTCGAGCTAGCCCAGGGCATGCTGCACAGCCCCCGGCTGCTGCTGCTGGACGAGCCCTCCACCGGTCTGGACCCCGCCGCCCGCAGCGACCTCTGGCGATACCTCGCCCAGGCCCGCGACGCGGAGGGCGTCACGGTGCTGACCACGACCCACCTGCTGGAAGAGGCCGACCGCGCCGACCGGATCGCCATCGTCCACGAGGGCCAGGTCGCCGCGCTCGACACGCCCGACGCGCTCAAGTCGCAGGTGGGCGGCGACTCGATCACGCTCCGCAGCGACAACCCCGACGAGCTGGCGGCGGCCATCACCGAGCGTTTTGCCACGCCCGCCAGCGTGGTGAACCACGCCGTCCGGCTCGAGCAGCCCGATGGAGCGGCCTGGGCGCCCAAGCTGTTCGATGCCTTCGGCGACCGCATCCGCGAGCTTACCATCGGCAAGCCAACGCTCGAGGACGTGTTTATCGACCGTACCGGGCACAGGTTCTTTGGAAGCGAGTCCGCGCCAGCCGACGAGGCGTCAAGCAAGAAACGCAAGCACTAG
- the cyoE gene encoding heme o synthase yields MSTGATTLAIPRSQVTSPSRLRDFVELAKPRITILELVTAVAGMYLATHAQWSPLVVGATLLGAGLLAASANSLNMYLERRLDAKMTRTADRPLPAGRMAPAEAAVFGVATVSIGFTLLVLGVNWTTALLGLASWFLYVAVYTPLKTRTPLNTFVGAISGALPIVMGWTAGGGALDATALGLFLVLFLWQYPHFMAIAWLCKDDYAAAGYKMDTVVEPTGARAGALAVAGGALLLPAALLPAIRTDYSAQTYAVLASLFTLAFVAAAAAFLVRRNDRSARLLLRASLLYLPAWMVVLCLFGS; encoded by the coding sequence ATGAGCACCGGCGCAACCACCTTGGCGATCCCCCGGTCACAGGTCACTTCACCGTCGCGGCTGCGTGACTTTGTGGAGCTGGCCAAGCCCCGCATCACGATCCTCGAGCTCGTGACCGCGGTGGCCGGCATGTACCTCGCGACCCACGCCCAGTGGTCGCCGCTGGTAGTCGGCGCGACGCTGCTGGGCGCCGGGCTGCTGGCGGCCAGCGCCAACTCGCTGAACATGTACCTCGAGCGTCGGCTCGACGCCAAGATGACCCGCACCGCCGACCGCCCGCTACCGGCCGGGCGGATGGCGCCGGCCGAGGCCGCCGTGTTCGGCGTCGCGACCGTGTCGATCGGCTTCACGCTGCTGGTGCTCGGCGTCAACTGGACCACCGCACTACTCGGCCTGGCGAGCTGGTTCCTCTACGTCGCCGTCTACACGCCGCTCAAGACCCGCACGCCCCTGAACACGTTTGTTGGCGCCATTAGCGGCGCGCTGCCGATCGTGATGGGCTGGACCGCCGGAGGCGGCGCCCTGGACGCCACAGCGCTCGGCCTGTTCCTGGTGCTGTTCCTCTGGCAGTACCCGCACTTCATGGCGATCGCCTGGCTCTGCAAGGACGACTACGCCGCGGCCGGCTACAAGATGGACACCGTAGTCGAGCCGACCGGCGCCCGCGCCGGCGCGCTCGCTGTGGCCGGCGGCGCGCTCTTGCTGCCGGCGGCGCTGCTCCCCGCGATCCGCACCGACTACTCGGCCCAGACCTACGCGGTGTTGGCTTCGCTGTTCACGCTGGCGTTTGTGGCGGCGGCGGCCGCGTTCCTCGTCCGCCGCAACGACCGCTCCGCCCGGCTGCTGCTGCGGGCCAGTTTGCTCTACTTGCCGGCTTGGATGGTCGTGCTGTGCCTGTTCGGATCGTAA
- a CDS encoding COX15/CtaA family protein yields MTDANDSPRQQESPWPRRWAVALCCCTFPLLWVGGLVTSTDAGMAVPDWPTTYGYNMFAYPWQTWMFGPWDLLVEHGHRLLGSLVGLLTIGLLVAVWRSDSRRWLRWLTVGALVLVIAQGVLGGMRVILNERQLAMLHGCTGPLFFALACVLLAVTSRAWFLIGNESNEGATNRRTPGGLLAATALFAYLQLVLGAQLRHVPVTVDPWAFAAIVKLHLVMAAVVSGHVVASAVRAWQGEGCPRAVRRLTAVMTLAVVVQLSLGVATWLLKYGRPGWASAWLPDTMGAVVADGWAQTHIATAHSAVGSLILGLAAAAAAIAIRSTASPSPTSAVAVD; encoded by the coding sequence ATGACTGACGCCAACGACAGCCCCAGACAGCAGGAGTCGCCCTGGCCGCGGCGGTGGGCGGTTGCGCTCTGCTGCTGCACGTTCCCACTGTTGTGGGTCGGCGGTCTGGTCACCTCCACCGACGCCGGCATGGCGGTGCCCGACTGGCCCACCACCTACGGCTACAACATGTTCGCCTACCCGTGGCAGACCTGGATGTTCGGCCCATGGGACCTGCTGGTCGAGCACGGTCATCGCCTGCTTGGTTCGCTGGTTGGGCTGCTTACGATTGGGCTCCTGGTCGCCGTTTGGCGCAGCGATAGCCGCCGCTGGCTGCGGTGGCTGACCGTCGGCGCTCTCGTGCTCGTCATCGCGCAAGGCGTGCTGGGCGGGATGCGGGTGATCTTGAACGAGCGGCAGCTCGCGATGCTGCACGGCTGCACCGGTCCGCTGTTTTTCGCGCTGGCCTGCGTGCTGCTGGCGGTCACCTCGCGGGCGTGGTTCTTGATCGGCAATGAGTCAAATGAGGGTGCGACAAATCGTCGCACCCCGGGCGGTCTGCTCGCGGCCACGGCCCTGTTTGCCTACCTGCAGCTGGTGCTCGGCGCCCAGTTGCGGCACGTCCCGGTGACGGTGGACCCGTGGGCGTTCGCGGCGATCGTCAAACTGCACCTTGTGATGGCGGCCGTGGTTTCGGGGCATGTCGTGGCGTCGGCGGTCCGGGCCTGGCAGGGCGAGGGTTGCCCCCGTGCGGTTCGTCGGCTGACCGCTGTGATGACCCTGGCGGTGGTCGTGCAGCTTTCGCTGGGCGTGGCGACCTGGCTTCTCAAGTACGGACGCCCAGGCTGGGCCTCGGCGTGGCTGCCGGATACCATGGGAGCAGTTGTCGCGGACGGCTGGGCGCAGACCCACATCGCGACCGCGCATAGCGCCGTCGGCTCGCTCATTCTGGGGCTGGCGGCGGCCGCCGCGGCGATCGCCATCCGCTCAACAGCCTCCCCCTCACCGACGTCCGCCGTAGCGGTGGACTGA
- a CDS encoding cytochrome c has product MPTHAQQVSNVLHEVFGSPSEPRVPDQLADLLDLSQLQQAAGRVASNRPGHTLGLYRRHCAVCHGLSGDGRGPAALYESPYPRDYRAGVFKFKSTYRGVPPTDADLAATLRFGLPGTAMPSFELLPPEEIGALVQYIKYLAIRGELERSLVRHVGEEFDFDPVTGEASDETRLDWSEEETRELVLDEVLPRIARRWRDAPDSIVPVDESLAGADPPSAAEVEAGRQLFHDARRANCVKCHGQNGAGGVNVVDFSDWDKRTHEFIAQTDRLAASRETLTSRMAGTAPARRGLLEKQLAELNAEIGHREQFQDALLPPRVADPRRLAPGALRGVRSRADLFRIISQGVAGTPMPAVGATDPGGVGALTDEEIWRLVAYVQSLTGGIHD; this is encoded by the coding sequence GTGCCGACCCACGCGCAGCAGGTGTCCAATGTTCTGCACGAGGTGTTCGGCTCGCCAAGCGAACCCCGGGTTCCCGATCAGCTGGCGGATCTGCTCGACCTTTCGCAACTGCAGCAGGCGGCGGGCCGTGTGGCCTCCAACCGACCCGGACACACGCTCGGCCTGTACCGCCGGCACTGCGCGGTCTGCCACGGGTTGAGCGGCGACGGCCGCGGCCCGGCCGCGTTGTACGAGTCCCCCTACCCACGCGACTACCGCGCCGGAGTATTCAAGTTCAAGTCGACCTACCGCGGAGTCCCCCCGACCGACGCCGACCTCGCCGCGACGCTCCGCTTCGGACTGCCCGGCACCGCGATGCCCTCCTTCGAATTGCTGCCGCCCGAAGAGATCGGCGCGCTGGTCCAGTACATCAAGTACCTCGCGATCCGTGGCGAGCTCGAGCGGTCGCTGGTGCGGCATGTCGGAGAGGAGTTCGATTTCGACCCCGTAACCGGCGAGGCGAGCGACGAAACCCGCCTGGACTGGAGCGAAGAGGAAACCAGGGAGTTGGTGCTTGACGAGGTGCTGCCCCGCATCGCGCGCCGCTGGCGTGACGCGCCGGATTCGATCGTGCCGGTCGACGAGTCGTTGGCGGGCGCCGACCCACCGAGCGCCGCAGAGGTTGAAGCCGGCCGGCAGCTCTTCCACGACGCCCGCCGCGCCAACTGCGTGAAGTGCCACGGACAGAACGGCGCCGGCGGCGTCAACGTGGTGGACTTCAGCGACTGGGACAAGCGGACGCACGAATTCATCGCGCAGACAGATCGGCTTGCCGCGTCACGCGAGACGCTCACTAGCAGGATGGCGGGCACCGCGCCGGCACGGCGCGGCCTGCTGGAGAAGCAGCTGGCGGAACTCAACGCCGAGATCGGCCACCGCGAGCAGTTCCAGGACGCACTGCTGCCGCCCCGCGTCGCCGACCCGCGGCGGCTAGCGCCCGGGGCGCTGCGCGGCGTGAGATCGCGCGCCGACCTGTTCCGGATTATCTCGCAGGGCGTGGCGGGCACGCCAATGCCGGCCGTGGGCGCGACCGACCCGGGCGGCGTTGGCGCGTTGACCGATGAGGAGATCTGGCGGCTCGTTGCGTACGTGCAGAGTCTGACAGGCGGGATTCATGACTGA
- a CDS encoding carboxypeptidase regulatory-like domain-containing protein has translation MALLLVSPCIAQASGFGVLRGRFVVDGKPPVPSAPKVTADEFCINCKPQQQSVVVSDAGGLANAVVWLRPPRGEKIPLPPGDPEALRKSVELANKNCVFTPHVTLVRTGQTLRITNQDPTGHNTKFDLVRNAPFNQLIPAEGKISKRLDEAESKPLPVACNIHPFMRGYLLVRDDPYMAVSDKDGRFEIPVMPAGEHEIQFWHETGYLKNVPLPTGATDRRGRAELTITAGQTLDLGDVSVPAGLLVD, from the coding sequence ATGGCCTTGTTGCTCGTGTCGCCCTGCATCGCCCAGGCGTCGGGCTTCGGTGTGCTGCGGGGGCGGTTTGTGGTGGATGGCAAGCCGCCGGTCCCGTCGGCGCCCAAGGTCACCGCGGACGAGTTTTGCATCAACTGCAAGCCGCAGCAGCAGTCGGTTGTGGTGAGCGACGCCGGCGGCCTGGCCAATGCGGTCGTGTGGCTGCGTCCCCCACGGGGCGAGAAGATCCCGCTCCCGCCCGGCGACCCCGAGGCGCTCCGCAAGTCGGTCGAGCTGGCCAACAAGAATTGCGTGTTCACCCCGCACGTGACGCTGGTCCGCACGGGGCAGACCCTACGGATCACCAACCAGGACCCAACCGGGCACAACACCAAGTTCGACCTCGTCCGCAACGCCCCGTTCAACCAACTGATCCCGGCCGAGGGGAAGATCTCTAAACGGCTCGACGAGGCCGAGAGCAAGCCGCTGCCGGTGGCCTGCAACATCCACCCCTTCATGCGCGGGTACCTGCTGGTCCGCGACGACCCCTACATGGCCGTGTCGGACAAGGACGGGCGGTTCGAGATCCCGGTGATGCCCGCCGGCGAGCACGAGATCCAGTTCTGGCACGAGACCGGCTACTTGAAGAACGTGCCGCTGCCGACCGGCGCGACCGACCGGCGGGGCAGGGCGGAGCTGACGATCACCGCCGGCCAGACGCTCGACCTGGGCGACGTGTCCGTGCCGGCAGGGCTGCTGGTCGACTGA